The following proteins are encoded in a genomic region of Rhodoferax aquaticus:
- a CDS encoding PAS domain-containing hybrid sensor histidine kinase/response regulator, with amino-acid sequence MTDPGTLANVLLLISTLACLGWSTFGFSTDSTRTASRHFCAANFLLVLGDIVPFFRDSNVSFVAFYQTFNGADLLYLGGTVLFRSGMRELHGLHCTYRRDLAVAAGAGILVVGLAHAGDLSALGSVGVYGAASAIALMAVQECYRAIRPHYSRAGAIGLLWPVVVAGVVFGMRALDGLYGVFGTPTVETEAQRLHHFNLYLWSQLVVLLLVNASLIAQTVDTLIHRLHTQASRLQNILDVAPVGVAVSSEGIIRFANPRITELIDMKVGDAASNALVVPEDRSRIVQEIKSHGVVNDLELQMYCPNHTVRDLQVTYMPTDHEGKPGILAWMIDITERKRTEKRILFNRTVVENSEPMFWADPHTMTVAYANQAALALIEATLEQVIGSKVPAPFLHKFAGDDGASLVDTLRDAARPLRFETRYVRSNSVAIDVDVSCYIAEDDERSLIIASMRDITDQKRAERALRQASDEQSAIFEAATIGIAFIKDSIVVRANHKLDELFGWDHGELVGKPPQIWLDESVRNGEGPYTDIKAHGVHFSTQELYRKDGSRIWCRLSGSAIDMNDLSRGTVWMMDDVTAERIAAQTMRQAKELAEDATRMKSDFLANMSHEIRTPMNAIIGMSHLALKTDLDAKQRNYIEKVDSAARNLLGIINDILDFSKIEAGKMQFESAEFHLEDVMENLADLSVIKAQDKGLELLFDIAPDVPTALVGDSLRLGQVLLNLVGNAIKFTERGEITVAIRTLPGAPADHIKLQFDISDTGVGLSEDQRNKLFSAFSQADASTTRKYGGTGLGLTISKRLVELMQGDISVQSHPGLGSTFSFTGMFGLQIEQRPRLEMDSDVADLRILVVDDNARAREIMLAILESQKFKAHAVHSGTQALAALEEAQAHGQPYGLVLMDWMMPEMDGLSSIQRIRADPSLHHTPAFVMVTAHSRDELLEQAQGTKIDGLLLKPVGPSALLDSILTALGKDVVTRGRKHQRQEANQEALQKVRGAYLLLVEDNLVNQELALEIMQGAGIRVDVANNGAEAVAMVEKTAYDGVLMDCQMPVMDGFEATRLLRANERFATLPILAMTANAMSGDKEQCLAAGMNDHIGKPIDVNQLFNSLAKWVVPSDPANNTPANAASAPSQASDSLPAIAGLDIGSAMRRMDGNVQLMRKLITRFVETQSDAMQRIQEALRQGDTDTATREAHTVKGLAGNIGASQVMALAGNAESALRKQDAAATTAALQELAQALAETVLNIRSALTLGAHDALGAEAPDVATAQAAAPLDLETLGNSMRQLAELLAEDDARSAKLADSLAADLRNAGQGAASSQLQKLISKYEFESALDKLREIAQALSITL; translated from the coding sequence ATGACCGATCCCGGAACACTTGCCAATGTGTTGCTGCTGATATCCACCTTGGCGTGCTTAGGGTGGTCCACGTTTGGCTTCAGTACCGACAGCACGCGCACGGCCAGTCGGCATTTCTGTGCGGCCAATTTCTTGCTGGTGCTGGGCGACATCGTCCCGTTTTTCAGAGACTCCAACGTGAGTTTTGTCGCGTTCTACCAAACCTTCAATGGGGCAGACCTGCTGTACCTAGGCGGTACCGTCTTATTTCGCTCTGGCATGCGTGAACTGCATGGCCTGCATTGCACCTACCGGCGTGACTTAGCGGTTGCCGCTGGCGCAGGGATTCTGGTGGTGGGCCTTGCCCACGCCGGTGATTTAAGTGCTTTGGGCAGCGTGGGGGTGTACGGGGCCGCCTCGGCCATTGCGTTGATGGCAGTGCAGGAGTGCTATCGCGCCATTCGTCCGCACTACAGCAGGGCCGGTGCTATCGGGTTGTTGTGGCCGGTGGTCGTAGCAGGCGTGGTATTTGGTATGCGGGCCTTGGACGGACTCTATGGTGTGTTTGGCACGCCTACGGTGGAGACTGAAGCCCAACGGCTGCACCACTTCAACCTGTACCTTTGGTCGCAACTGGTCGTGCTGCTCTTGGTCAATGCCTCCTTGATTGCACAAACCGTCGATACCCTGATCCATAGGCTGCACACGCAGGCCAGCCGCTTACAGAACATTTTGGACGTGGCCCCTGTGGGCGTAGCCGTCAGCAGCGAGGGCATTATTCGTTTTGCCAACCCGCGCATCACCGAGCTGATCGATATGAAAGTGGGAGATGCCGCCTCCAATGCCTTGGTGGTGCCCGAGGACCGCAGCCGCATCGTGCAAGAGATTAAGTCGCATGGGGTGGTGAATGACTTGGAGCTGCAGATGTACTGCCCCAACCACACAGTGCGCGACCTGCAAGTCACTTACATGCCGACCGACCATGAGGGCAAGCCTGGCATCTTGGCTTGGATGATTGACATCACCGAGCGCAAGAGAACGGAAAAGCGCATTTTGTTCAACCGCACGGTGGTGGAGAACTCTGAGCCCATGTTTTGGGCGGACCCCCACACGATGACCGTTGCCTACGCCAACCAAGCCGCACTGGCTTTGATTGAAGCGACGCTAGAGCAGGTCATAGGCAGCAAAGTGCCAGCGCCTTTCTTGCACAAGTTCGCTGGCGATGATGGTGCAAGCCTTGTGGACACGCTGAGAGATGCCGCACGCCCCCTGCGGTTTGAAACACGCTATGTGCGAAGCAACAGCGTAGCCATTGATGTCGATGTGTCTTGCTACATCGCAGAGGATGATGAGCGCTCGCTCATCATTGCGTCCATGCGCGACATCACCGACCAAAAGCGCGCAGAGCGGGCACTGCGCCAGGCCAGTGATGAGCAAAGTGCTATTTTTGAGGCGGCCACCATTGGCATCGCGTTCATCAAAGACTCCATCGTCGTGCGGGCCAACCACAAATTAGACGAACTATTTGGCTGGGACCACGGCGAACTCGTCGGCAAGCCCCCCCAAATCTGGCTAGATGAAAGCGTTCGCAACGGTGAAGGTCCCTACACCGACATCAAGGCCCATGGCGTCCACTTCAGCACCCAAGAGCTCTACCGCAAGGATGGAAGCCGCATCTGGTGTCGCCTGAGTGGCAGCGCCATCGACATGAATGATCTCTCGCGCGGAACCGTGTGGATGATGGACGACGTCACTGCGGAGCGCATCGCCGCGCAAACCATGCGCCAAGCCAAGGAACTGGCGGAAGACGCGACCCGCATGAAGTCTGACTTCTTGGCCAATATGAGCCACGAAATTCGTACCCCCATGAATGCCATCATTGGGATGTCGCACTTGGCACTGAAAACCGACCTAGATGCCAAGCAGCGCAACTACATTGAAAAAGTAGACTCCGCCGCCCGCAACCTGCTGGGTATCATCAATGACATTTTGGACTTTTCCAAAATCGAAGCGGGAAAGATGCAGTTTGAAAGCGCGGAGTTTCACCTTGAAGACGTGATGGAAAACTTGGCGGATCTAAGCGTCATCAAAGCGCAGGACAAAGGCTTAGAGCTGCTGTTTGACATTGCTCCTGACGTACCCACAGCTTTAGTGGGTGACTCTCTGCGCTTGGGGCAAGTGCTGTTGAACCTGGTCGGCAACGCCATCAAATTTACCGAGCGTGGCGAAATCACCGTGGCCATTCGCACGCTGCCCGGCGCACCTGCTGACCATATCAAGTTGCAGTTTGACATCAGCGACACAGGCGTTGGCTTAAGCGAGGACCAACGCAACAAGCTCTTCAGCGCGTTCTCCCAAGCCGATGCGTCCACCACGCGCAAATACGGCGGCACTGGCTTAGGCCTCACGATCAGCAAGCGTTTGGTGGAACTGATGCAGGGTGACATCAGCGTTCAAAGCCACCCGGGCCTAGGCAGTACCTTCAGCTTTACCGGCATGTTTGGCCTCCAAATCGAACAACGGCCCAGGTTAGAGATGGACAGCGACGTTGCCGATCTGCGGATTTTGGTCGTAGATGACAACGCCCGTGCCCGCGAGATCATGTTGGCGATTTTGGAATCTCAAAAATTCAAAGCCCATGCGGTTCACAGTGGCACGCAGGCCCTGGCTGCCCTAGAAGAAGCGCAGGCCCATGGGCAACCCTACGGCCTGGTTCTGATGGATTGGATGATGCCGGAGATGGACGGGCTTTCTTCCATCCAGCGCATTCGCGCCGACCCAAGCCTTCACCACACACCGGCGTTTGTCATGGTCACGGCGCACAGCCGCGACGAGCTCTTGGAGCAGGCGCAAGGCACCAAAATTGATGGGCTCCTGCTCAAGCCTGTGGGCCCCTCCGCCCTGTTAGACAGCATCTTGACCGCGCTGGGCAAAGACGTGGTGACCCGTGGGCGCAAGCACCAGCGGCAAGAAGCCAACCAAGAGGCCCTGCAAAAAGTACGTGGTGCCTATTTGCTGCTGGTAGAAGACAACCTAGTCAACCAAGAATTGGCGCTGGAGATCATGCAAGGCGCAGGCATTCGGGTCGATGTGGCTAATAACGGGGCAGAAGCCGTAGCGATGGTGGAGAAAACTGCCTACGACGGCGTGCTGATGGACTGCCAAATGCCGGTGATGGATGGCTTTGAAGCCACGCGCTTGCTGCGCGCAAATGAACGCTTTGCCACCCTCCCCATCCTGGCCATGACCGCCAACGCCATGAGCGGCGACAAAGAGCAATGCCTTGCTGCTGGCATGAACGACCACATTGGCAAGCCGATTGACGTCAACCAGCTGTTCAACAGCCTCGCCAAGTGGGTGGTGCCCAGCGACCCTGCCAACAACACACCTGCCAATGCCGCAAGCGCGCCATCACAAGCGTCTGACAGCTTGCCTGCCATCGCAGGGTTGGACATTGGCAGCGCCATGCGCCGCATGGATGGCAATGTGCAGCTCATGCGCAAACTCATCACCCGTTTTGTGGAAACGCAAAGCGATGCCATGCAGCGCATCCAAGAGGCCCTCCGCCAAGGTGACACTGACACCGCCACCCGAGAAGCCCACACCGTCAAAGGGCTGGCGGGCAACATTGGGGCCAGCCAAGTCATGGCCTTGGCAGGCAACGCTGAATCTGCTTTGCGCAAGCAAGACGCAGCAGCCACCACGGCCGCCCTGCAAGAGCTTGCGCAAGCGCTGGCCGAAACCGTGCTGAACATTCGCAGCGCGCTCACGCTAGGTGCCCATGACGCCTTGGGTGCCGAAGCACCCGATGTGGCAACCGCTCAGGCAGCAGCCCCGCTTGATTTGGAAACCTTGGGCAACAGCATGCGGCAACTGGCCGAACTGCTGGCGGAGGATGATGCGCGGTCCGCCAAACTGGCCGACAGCTTAGCCGCCGACCTGCGCAACGCGGGCCAAGGCGCGGCAAGTAGCCAGCTGCAAAAGCTCATCAGCAAGTACGAGTTTGAAAGCGCCTTGGACAAGCTCCGCGAGATTGCCCAAGCGCTGTCTATCACGCTATAG
- a CDS encoding response regulator produces the protein MNLSTVFLVVDDMEGMRRILTNSLQQMGMKHVITANNGADAWRILQNQKIDVVISDWNMPVMTGLELLKTIRASAKYSNLPVLMMTAETERHQVQVAIEAGVSEYMVKPFNVGALEAKVRKVIEHPRPISLRSSRHVPVVTRNALPAASRITTLADPNVVATKPVLLVVDDVPDNLDVLVALLGDDYQVKAANSGERALKILDSGKIPDLILLDVMMPDMDGFEVCKRIKANPLTADIPVIFLTAMSDTTDVTKGFALGAVDFVSKPAEPPILKARIETHLKLRRSFAELKRNRIALIEKNAVLEDNIRLRDEVERIAQHDLKNPIAGIISFSSSLLSDNLMSNNHKEIVKYIEQAAYSVLGMVNLSLDLYKMEQGTYEYHPSTVELGPLLQRIAKEMRSELGARQITLQFANKGSAAETPDAYPVMGDELLCYSMFNNLLKNAMEAAPTGSAIQVDLDIVNGKVLVKIHNLGAVPKDIRDTFFDKFSTSGKQDGTGLGTFSAKLFAVTQQGEIAMSTSDDTPSTTLTVQLPYALHSEVKDTRP, from the coding sequence ATGAACCTGAGCACAGTTTTTTTGGTGGTCGACGATATGGAGGGCATGCGCCGCATTCTCACCAATAGCTTGCAACAAATGGGCATGAAGCATGTCATCACGGCCAACAACGGCGCTGATGCGTGGCGCATCTTGCAAAACCAAAAGATTGATGTGGTGATCTCGGACTGGAACATGCCCGTGATGACAGGCTTAGAGCTGCTCAAGACCATTCGCGCCAGCGCCAAATACAGCAATTTGCCAGTTCTCATGATGACGGCAGAGACCGAGCGCCACCAAGTGCAAGTGGCCATTGAGGCAGGCGTGTCCGAGTACATGGTCAAGCCTTTCAACGTGGGCGCGCTGGAGGCCAAAGTTCGCAAAGTGATTGAGCACCCACGGCCCATCAGCCTGCGGTCCAGTCGCCACGTGCCGGTGGTTACGCGCAACGCCCTCCCCGCTGCCAGCCGCATCACCACCCTTGCCGACCCCAATGTGGTGGCCACCAAGCCGGTGCTCTTGGTAGTAGACGACGTGCCGGACAACTTGGATGTATTGGTCGCGCTGCTGGGAGACGACTACCAAGTCAAAGCGGCCAATAGTGGCGAGCGTGCACTCAAAATCTTGGACTCAGGAAAAATACCTGACCTCATTTTGTTGGACGTGATGATGCCCGACATGGATGGTTTTGAGGTGTGCAAGCGCATCAAGGCCAACCCGCTCACAGCCGACATTCCCGTCATTTTCTTAACAGCCATGAGCGACACCACCGACGTCACCAAAGGCTTTGCGCTCGGCGCTGTGGACTTTGTGAGCAAGCCTGCGGAGCCGCCCATCCTCAAAGCGCGCATTGAGACCCACCTCAAATTGCGGCGATCGTTCGCCGAACTCAAACGCAACCGCATTGCGCTCATCGAAAAAAATGCCGTGCTGGAAGACAACATCCGCCTGCGCGACGAGGTGGAGCGCATTGCCCAACACGACCTCAAAAACCCGATTGCAGGGATCATCAGTTTTTCGTCTAGCCTGTTGAGCGACAACCTGATGTCCAACAACCACAAGGAAATCGTCAAGTACATAGAACAAGCGGCCTACAGCGTGCTGGGTATGGTCAATCTGTCGCTGGACCTCTACAAGATGGAACAAGGCACGTATGAGTACCACCCCAGTACCGTAGAGCTTGGCCCCTTGCTGCAGCGTATTGCCAAGGAAATGCGCTCAGAGCTTGGCGCGCGACAGATCACGTTGCAGTTCGCCAACAAGGGCTCCGCTGCGGAGACGCCAGACGCCTACCCCGTGATGGGGGATGAGTTGCTGTGCTACTCCATGTTCAACAACCTACTGAAAAACGCCATGGAGGCGGCACCCACTGGAAGCGCCATCCAAGTAGACCTAGACATTGTCAACGGCAAGGTGCTGGTCAAAATCCACAACCTGGGCGCGGTGCCCAAAGACATACGCGACACGTTTTTTGACAAGTTTTCAACGTCCGGCAAGCAAGATGGCACAGGGCTTGGCACCTTCTCTGCCAAGTTGTTTGCAGTTACGCAACAAGGTGAGATTGCCATGTCCACCAGCGACGACACACCTAGCACCACGCTCACAGTGCAGCTGCCGTATGCCCTCCATAGCGAAGTGAAAGACACGCGCCCCTGA
- a CDS encoding PilZ domain-containing protein, translating to MSEQTTTPGPELVERLPLKLLGLRTGMALQTRRLVEGTTKAEAQFYGAIESKGVMVGPLGPEGQSTGLTEGDVCVVRGFTGQLEFSFLSKVLQTFEKPFAYALLAYPAQVDCRTVRKSLRTQTSWPCQLWTGEPSGIAELAAVEGQLVDISMAGAMVKASSPVGPIGGAITLTISAEIEGEPLPITVAARICHNNPAGEDQQFCIGMAFGATTQQAKLALHYLTQTPRK from the coding sequence GTGTCAGAGCAAACCACCACCCCTGGGCCTGAACTGGTAGAGCGCTTACCCCTCAAGCTGTTGGGCTTGCGCACTGGCATGGCCTTGCAGACCCGACGCTTGGTTGAGGGGACGACCAAAGCGGAGGCGCAGTTTTACGGAGCTATAGAGTCCAAAGGTGTCATGGTAGGCCCCTTGGGCCCAGAGGGGCAAAGCACGGGCCTTACGGAGGGTGACGTCTGTGTCGTGCGCGGCTTCACAGGCCAGCTAGAGTTTTCTTTCCTGAGCAAAGTGCTTCAAACCTTTGAAAAGCCATTTGCCTACGCCTTGTTGGCCTACCCGGCACAAGTGGACTGCCGCACGGTGCGCAAGTCGCTGCGCACCCAGACCTCATGGCCCTGCCAGCTATGGACGGGCGAGCCCAGCGGCATTGCCGAACTTGCAGCGGTGGAGGGGCAGTTGGTGGATATCAGCATGGCAGGTGCCATGGTGAAAGCATCCAGCCCCGTGGGTCCTATCGGGGGGGCGATTACGCTCACTATTTCCGCAGAAATAGAAGGCGAACCACTACCCATCACGGTGGCTGCACGCATTTGCCACAACAACCCCGCCGGCGAAGATCAGCAGTTTTGCATTGGCATGGCGTTCGGTGCCACCACACAGCAAGCCAAGCTAGCCCTGCACTACCTGACGCAAACACCGCGCAAATGA
- a CDS encoding alpha/beta hydrolase gives MPNYTDAVGTAFTAPQLWLRIVLGLLATLGVLAALFFVGPRNEFGPNTPTTRAAPPQAIAELDNWVKASEAAYTDIKPNNQKGIVWATEAKTRTPWAVVYLHGFSASRIETAPVADLVAKELGANLFYTRLTGHGRAGAAMGDASVQDWMADAQEAVRIGNTLGDRVLVIAVSTGATLATWFATSPDSNKVAAYAFVSPNFGPKDKRAELINGPWGKTIALTLEGETRGWTPANDREANGWTTSYPTRAIFPMMALVKNVRESDLSVFQTPVIMLYSEQDETVDPTETQAAFTRVGAPLKALEAVTYSKSVGQHVLAGDIKDPAAVAPMVTTITKWTKSLPQAQN, from the coding sequence ATGCCCAACTACACCGATGCCGTTGGCACCGCTTTCACGGCACCTCAACTGTGGTTGCGCATCGTGCTTGGGCTACTCGCTACTTTGGGCGTATTGGCAGCGCTGTTTTTTGTGGGGCCCCGCAACGAGTTTGGCCCCAACACACCAACGACCCGGGCGGCACCACCTCAGGCGATTGCGGAACTGGACAACTGGGTCAAAGCCAGTGAGGCTGCGTACACCGACATCAAGCCCAACAACCAAAAAGGCATTGTGTGGGCGACTGAGGCAAAGACACGTACCCCATGGGCTGTGGTGTACCTGCATGGCTTTTCTGCGAGCCGTATAGAAACTGCGCCAGTGGCCGACTTAGTGGCCAAGGAACTGGGCGCAAACTTGTTCTACACCCGGCTCACCGGCCATGGCCGTGCGGGTGCCGCCATGGGTGATGCGAGCGTACAAGACTGGATGGCGGATGCCCAAGAAGCCGTGCGCATTGGTAACACATTGGGCGATAGAGTCTTGGTCATTGCTGTTTCCACAGGGGCAACGCTGGCAACTTGGTTTGCAACGTCTCCTGACAGCAACAAAGTGGCAGCGTATGCCTTCGTATCGCCCAACTTTGGCCCCAAAGATAAGCGTGCTGAATTGATCAACGGCCCTTGGGGCAAGACCATCGCGCTGACTTTAGAAGGCGAAACCCGTGGTTGGACGCCTGCCAATGACCGCGAAGCCAACGGGTGGACCACAAGCTACCCCACCCGCGCCATATTTCCCATGATGGCTTTGGTCAAGAACGTGCGGGAGAGCGACCTCTCTGTATTTCAAACCCCGGTCATCATGCTGTACAGCGAACAGGATGAAACCGTGGACCCCACAGAAACGCAAGCCGCCTTCACCCGCGTAGGTGCCCCACTCAAAGCCCTGGAAGCGGTAACCTATAGCAAAAGCGTAGGGCAACATGTATTGGCGGGGGACATCAAAGACCCTGCTGCAGTGGCCCCTATGGTCACCACCATCACCAAATGGACCAAATCCTTGCCTCAAGCCCAAAACTGA
- a CDS encoding NAD(P)/FAD-dependent oxidoreductase, which yields METVDCVVVGAGVIGLAVARALALGGREVWVLEAENAIGTQTSARNSEVIHAGIYYPAGSLKARLCVQGKTMLYDYCASRGVAHQRCGKLIVATNATQLAELQNIIYKAQANGVHDLQLLSATQAQALEPALQCVGALLSPSTGIVDSHALMLSLLADLENAGGTLALNSAVARMHYAQDAIEVVAEDGTQLRARTVVNAAGHGAVALAGHTQGLPQAKLPTAYFAKGSYFALAGRAPFSRLIYPVPEKAGLGVHLTLDLGGQAKFGPDVQWVERADDLQVEAARGDAFYAEVRKYWPALPDGALSPAYAGMRPKISGPQEAAADFCIQGPRDHGVPGLVNLMGLESPGLTSALAIGAFVQGLLEP from the coding sequence GTGGAAACTGTAGATTGCGTGGTGGTTGGTGCGGGTGTGATCGGCTTGGCCGTAGCGCGGGCCTTGGCCTTGGGGGGGAGAGAAGTGTGGGTACTGGAGGCGGAAAACGCCATAGGCACCCAAACCAGCGCCCGCAATAGCGAGGTGATTCATGCGGGCATTTATTACCCCGCTGGCTCTTTAAAGGCTCGGTTATGCGTGCAGGGCAAGACCATGCTGTATGACTACTGCGCCAGCCGTGGCGTGGCGCACCAACGCTGCGGCAAGCTCATTGTGGCTACCAACGCCACGCAACTGGCCGAGCTGCAGAACATCATCTACAAAGCGCAAGCCAACGGCGTGCATGACTTGCAGCTTTTGTCTGCAACACAGGCCCAGGCTCTAGAGCCAGCGCTGCAATGCGTGGGCGCTTTGCTGTCACCGTCCACTGGCATTGTGGACAGCCACGCGCTGATGCTGTCTTTGTTGGCCGACTTGGAGAATGCAGGCGGTACTTTGGCGCTGAATTCGGCTGTGGCGCGCATGCACTATGCGCAAGATGCTATTGAAGTGGTAGCGGAGGATGGAACGCAGCTGCGCGCGCGCACAGTGGTCAACGCAGCGGGCCATGGCGCGGTCGCACTGGCAGGCCATACGCAAGGCCTTCCCCAAGCTAAGCTGCCCACCGCCTACTTTGCCAAAGGCAGTTACTTTGCCTTGGCAGGCCGAGCCCCGTTTTCTCGTCTGATTTACCCCGTGCCTGAAAAAGCCGGTTTGGGCGTGCACCTCACGCTGGACTTGGGCGGGCAAGCCAAGTTTGGGCCGGATGTGCAATGGGTAGAGCGGGCCGACGATCTGCAGGTGGAGGCAGCCCGGGGCGATGCGTTCTATGCCGAGGTGCGCAAGTATTGGCCTGCCTTGCCCGACGGGGCGCTGAGCCCTGCCTACGCGGGCATGCGGCCCAAAATCAGTGGGCCCCAAGAGGCGGCGGCTGATTTCTGCATCCAAGGCCCGCGCGACCACGGCGTGCCCGGCTTGGTGAACCTGATGGGACTCGAATCCCCCGGCCTGACCAGCGCGTTGGCCATTGGTGCATTCGTGCAAGGGCTGCTGGAGCCCTAG
- a CDS encoding quinone-dependent dihydroorotate dehydrogenase translates to MSLVPYGLARRFLFSLDPEAAHEVTMAGLAKAQGTPLQWAYCNTQVDDPIVLAGLRFPNRVGMAAGLDKNARCIDGLSAMGFGFVEVGTVTPKAQPGNPKPRMFRLPKANALINRLGFNNEGLDAFIDNVQRSSLRQAKSPRLVLGLNIGKNAATPIEQATSDYLACLDGVYAHADYITVNISSPNTKNLRALQSDEALDGLLSAIAQRREVLATHNGTPDGKGGVTPLRKPIFVKIAPDLDEAQVQLIAATLLRQGMDGVIATNTTLSRDAVQGMDHAQEAGGLSGAPVLEMSNRVIAQLRAALGPKFPIIGVGGIMSAADAVSKIKAGADVVQIYTGLIYQGPQLVADAALAIKNMGK, encoded by the coding sequence ATGTCCCTTGTGCCTTACGGTCTCGCCCGTCGCTTTTTATTCAGCCTAGACCCCGAGGCAGCCCATGAGGTCACCATGGCGGGACTTGCTAAGGCCCAAGGCACGCCCTTGCAGTGGGCGTACTGCAATACCCAAGTGGATGACCCCATTGTGTTGGCAGGCCTGCGCTTTCCCAACCGCGTCGGTATGGCCGCAGGCTTGGACAAGAATGCACGCTGCATCGATGGCCTAAGCGCCATGGGCTTTGGCTTTGTTGAAGTAGGCACGGTGACGCCCAAGGCCCAACCCGGCAACCCCAAACCCCGCATGTTCCGCTTGCCCAAGGCTAACGCGCTGATCAACCGCCTAGGCTTTAACAACGAAGGTTTGGATGCGTTTATTGACAATGTGCAGCGCTCCAGCCTGCGCCAAGCCAAGAGCCCGCGCTTGGTCTTGGGCCTGAACATCGGTAAAAACGCCGCAACGCCCATCGAGCAAGCCACCAGCGACTATTTGGCGTGTTTGGATGGCGTGTACGCCCATGCGGACTACATCACCGTCAACATTTCCAGCCCCAACACCAAAAACCTGCGCGCGCTGCAAAGTGACGAAGCGCTGGATGGCTTACTCAGCGCGATTGCCCAGCGCCGTGAAGTACTGGCCACCCACAACGGCACACCGGACGGCAAAGGTGGAGTCACCCCACTGCGCAAACCTATCTTTGTAAAGATTGCCCCTGACTTGGATGAGGCCCAAGTTCAACTCATTGCCGCCACGCTGCTGCGCCAAGGGATGGATGGCGTGATTGCCACCAACACCACTCTAAGCCGCGACGCGGTGCAGGGCATGGACCATGCGCAAGAAGCAGGCGGCTTATCGGGCGCACCGGTGCTTGAAATGAGTAACCGCGTGATTGCGCAACTGCGTGCGGCGCTGGGGCCAAAGTTCCCCATCATTGGCGTGGGCGGCATCATGAGTGCAGCCGACGCAGTGAGCAAAATCAAAGCGGGGGCCGATGTGGTGCAGATTTACACCGGCCTGATCTACCAAGGCCCCCAACTGGTGGCCGATGCGGCCTTGGCGATCAAAAACATGGGCAAATAA
- the rpiA gene encoding ribose-5-phosphate isomerase RpiA codes for MTTPSSANAPALTQDELKTLVGQAALQYVVRGEIVGVGTGSTVNKFIDALATIKDQIKGAVSSSVASTERLQALGIPVFDCNEVTQLAVYIDGADEIDGKGYMVKGGGAALTREKIVAAQSTQFVCIADESKLVQTLGKFPLPVEVIPMASQRVMRQFQALGGSASIRQKDGKPLVTDNGQCIVDVTGLQIADPLAFEATVSQWPGVVTVGVFAVQRAHVCLLGTPAGVKTLTF; via the coding sequence ATGACCACACCATCCTCCGCCAACGCCCCGGCGCTCACCCAAGACGAACTCAAAACACTGGTGGGGCAAGCTGCCTTGCAGTACGTGGTACGCGGTGAAATTGTGGGGGTGGGCACGGGCTCTACGGTCAATAAGTTCATTGACGCCCTGGCCACCATCAAAGACCAAATCAAAGGCGCGGTATCCAGTTCCGTGGCCAGCACCGAGCGCCTGCAGGCCTTGGGCATCCCGGTGTTTGACTGCAATGAGGTGACCCAACTGGCCGTGTACATCGACGGTGCGGACGAAATTGATGGCAAGGGCTATATGGTCAAGGGCGGTGGCGCGGCGCTCACCCGGGAGAAAATTGTGGCTGCCCAATCCACACAGTTTGTGTGTATTGCCGATGAGTCCAAGCTGGTGCAAACCTTGGGCAAGTTCCCCTTGCCTGTGGAGGTGATTCCCATGGCCAGCCAGCGGGTGATGCGCCAGTTCCAAGCCCTAGGCGGCAGCGCCAGCATTCGCCAAAAAGATGGCAAACCGCTGGTGACCGACAACGGCCAGTGTATTGTGGATGTGACCGGCTTGCAAATTGCCGATCCACTGGCGTTTGAGGCTACCGTAAGCCAGTGGCCGGGCGTGGTGACGGTGGGGGTGTTTGCCGTGCAGCGTGCCCACGTGTGCTTGCTGGGCACGCCTGCAGGCGTGAAAACGCTGACGTTCTAA